A single genomic interval of uncultured Desulfobacter sp. harbors:
- a CDS encoding IS1634 family transposase — protein sequence MDTKLKQVDVLPLVKYYIKELGLHDLFDKYVPNNRNFEIKPAQVLCMMIMNILVSAKPLYKVDEWLLDYLDGKAEHIDNAAKYNDDRLARCLDELFYADRNSLMAEASVAAIIVHELVMKRIHNDSTTVSFAGAYIRQNPDAIQIKFGHNKDHRPDYKQIVFGLNITEDGHVPISYQVFNGNQADVNTHIPNWENLREFLATEDFVYTADSKLCSEENLWYIEKNDGQFITIMPRNRKEASSFRERLQKGETIDWQPAYATEHSRKKGHLITYQTYDEERSWEGYRIVWIHSSSKENQDRNTRERQISKAEENLEQLLPKLNEYYLKSKEQIEKAISEARKGVADFVDVEILENKTTQKVKVGPGRPGPNSKYEDKELITYHIQWCRNETTIEQASKTDGIFPLITNTTLPAADVLKTYKKQPFLEKRFYTKKSVLEVAPVFLEKNRRIEAMMFLYFISLMIVSLIERNIRRQMVEEHIEELPILPARMKTKKPTWNNIRYFFRNVHLALIIDGDRVLQSTVKGVTELHYRLLKLLKVPPSAYDNLQDGWWNFEFQ from the coding sequence ATGGACACAAAACTTAAGCAGGTAGATGTTCTACCGTTGGTTAAATATTATATAAAGGAATTGGGATTACACGATCTTTTTGATAAATATGTGCCCAATAATAGGAATTTTGAAATCAAGCCTGCACAAGTTCTCTGTATGATGATAATGAATATTTTAGTATCAGCTAAACCACTGTATAAAGTAGATGAGTGGTTGCTTGATTATTTAGATGGCAAGGCGGAACATATTGATAATGCCGCAAAATATAACGATGACCGCTTGGCCCGTTGCCTTGATGAGCTCTTTTATGCAGATCGTAATAGCTTAATGGCTGAGGCATCTGTCGCTGCCATTATAGTCCATGAATTAGTAATGAAGCGGATTCATAACGATTCTACCACAGTGAGTTTTGCTGGAGCATATATTCGTCAAAATCCAGATGCAATTCAAATTAAATTTGGCCATAACAAAGATCATCGACCTGATTACAAGCAGATTGTATTTGGGTTGAATATCACAGAGGATGGTCATGTTCCGATCTCGTACCAAGTTTTTAACGGTAATCAGGCAGATGTGAACACTCACATACCTAACTGGGAAAACCTCCGGGAATTTCTGGCAACCGAGGATTTTGTTTACACAGCAGATTCAAAATTATGCAGTGAAGAGAATCTGTGGTACATCGAAAAAAATGACGGGCAATTTATCACAATCATGCCGCGGAATCGAAAAGAAGCAAGTTCATTCCGAGAACGTCTTCAGAAAGGAGAAACGATTGATTGGCAGCCTGCGTATGCTACAGAACACAGCCGTAAAAAAGGGCATTTGATAACTTACCAGACCTATGATGAAGAGAGGAGTTGGGAAGGGTATCGTATAGTCTGGATACACTCCAGCAGCAAAGAAAACCAAGACCGAAACACTCGGGAAAGACAAATATCCAAAGCAGAAGAAAACTTAGAGCAATTGTTGCCAAAACTTAATGAATATTACCTGAAGAGCAAGGAACAAATCGAAAAAGCAATAAGCGAGGCCCGCAAGGGAGTTGCTGACTTTGTAGATGTTGAAATATTAGAAAACAAAACAACACAAAAAGTGAAAGTAGGTCCTGGTCGACCGGGACCAAACAGTAAATATGAAGACAAGGAACTGATTACATATCATATTCAGTGGTGTCGTAATGAAACCACCATAGAGCAGGCATCAAAAACCGATGGAATTTTTCCATTGATCACGAATACAACTTTACCGGCCGCAGATGTCCTTAAGACGTATAAAAAACAACCTTTTTTGGAGAAGCGTTTTTACACAAAAAAGTCGGTCCTTGAAGTCGCCCCTGTGTTTTTGGAAAAAAATCGAAGAATTGAGGCGATGATGTTTCTCTATTTCATTTCATTGATGATTGTCAGTTTGATTGAAAGAAATATTCGCAGACAAATGGTAGAGGAACACATTGAAGAGCTTCCTATATTGCCGGCAAGGATGAAAACAAAGAAACCAACTTGGAATAATATTCGTTATTTCTTTCGGAACGTTCATTTAGCCTTAATTATCGATGGTGACAGAGTTTTGCAATCCACGGTAAAGGGGGTAACCGAATTACATTATCGGTTGTTAAAATTACTGAAAGTGCCACCCAGCGCATATGACAATTTGCAAGATGGCTGGTGGAATTTTGAATTTCAATAA
- a CDS encoding TrpB-like pyridoxal phosphate-dependent enzyme, with the protein MTTKGRETSSTPAKIFYKNESVSPAGSHKPNTAVAQAWYNKEFGIKRLTTETGAGQWGSALSYSCALLGMECKVFMVRISFDQKPFRKVLMQTWGGECIASPSNETQVGRDILAEMPDTPGSLGIAISEAIEAAVSDETGKTRYALGSVLNHVMLHQTIIGLEAKKQLDKFGIKKVDTVIGCAGGGSNFAGLAFPFVLDKINGADIEIIPVEPASCPTLTATPFSYDFGDVAQMTPMLPMHSLGHKFIPAPIHAGGLRYHGMAPLVSHAVEAGLMSPMAIKQLECYEAGLMFARTEGLVVAPETCHAVACAIRSAKEAKEEGKEKTIIFNLSGHGLMDLAGYEKFMAGELQDIVMSAQDVKESVGISIAGNPVPKI; encoded by the coding sequence ATTACAACCAAAGGGCGCGAAACGTCCAGTACACCGGCAAAGATTTTTTATAAAAATGAAAGTGTTTCTCCGGCCGGCAGCCATAAACCCAATACTGCCGTGGCCCAGGCCTGGTATAATAAGGAGTTCGGCATCAAGCGTTTGACCACGGAGACCGGTGCCGGCCAGTGGGGTTCTGCCCTGTCCTATTCCTGCGCTCTCTTAGGCATGGAATGCAAAGTGTTCATGGTCAGAATCAGTTTTGACCAAAAGCCGTTCAGAAAGGTACTCATGCAGACCTGGGGCGGAGAATGTATTGCAAGTCCGTCAAATGAAACCCAGGTAGGCCGGGATATTCTAGCAGAAATGCCGGATACGCCGGGATCCCTTGGCATTGCCATTTCAGAGGCCATTGAAGCTGCCGTCAGTGATGAAACCGGCAAGACCCGGTACGCTTTAGGATCCGTGCTCAACCATGTCATGCTGCACCAGACCATTATCGGACTGGAAGCAAAAAAACAGCTGGACAAGTTCGGAATAAAAAAGGTGGACACCGTAATCGGCTGTGCCGGCGGTGGTTCCAATTTTGCGGGTCTGGCCTTCCCCTTTGTCCTGGATAAAATCAACGGGGCAGATATTGAAATCATTCCTGTGGAGCCAGCCTCCTGCCCAACCCTGACGGCGACTCCGTTTTCTTATGATTTCGGGGATGTGGCCCAGATGACCCCCATGCTGCCCATGCACTCTTTAGGGCATAAATTCATCCCGGCCCCCATCCATGCCGGAGGGTTAAGATACCACGGCATGGCACCCCTGGTCTCCCATGCCGTTGAAGCCGGACTGATGAGCCCCATGGCCATCAAGCAGCTGGAATGTTATGAGGCAGGCCTGATGTTTGCCCGCACCGAAGGCCTGGTTGTGGCCCCTGAAACCTGTCATGCCGTGGCCTGTGCCATCCGCTCTGCAAAAGAGGCCAAAGAAGAAGGAAAGGAGAAAACCATTATATTCAACCTGTCAGGCCACGGGCTCATGGATCTGGCCGGATATGAAAAATTCATGGCAGGGGAGCTCCAGGATATTGTCATGTCTGCCCAGGATGTGAAAGAATCCGTAGGGATCAGCATTGCCGGAAATCCGGTACCAAAAATTTAA
- a CDS encoding flagellar hook-length control protein FliK, translating to MLSNVSNINAFLTGSSSDTLMGVTSNSAVSTYDGFAVSAFQGQLDKTMQQAPGMEGTNEVHTVLKNAGEQNTEMSTVEKSHFVVRTTRQKVSNIEDTLENGGGTEFLTELKSLLLSLSNCDLDNLSMDEDGLEALGDLLVQAGFDQASVEELMSNLTPTLEEGDGPISVSDFMDELFELPLAEDEDITQAEALMPTSDLPYIKSLLSMMGVDEQEITSIMDEASEGTRGFDFDAFIEQLEQLSGAAGESGLTYQTDGKDDAYTTLLKQLDLDSFIEEPGETLTLTTLIDAFAQKLDSIKDNLPDQTEQSVSAMFTTDSFDALATQSGRHGLLNQLFSGLNIQEHSEDTINSTIALSATSHAMVKEIEDRLQVQFMDQINRGDVSTKTADDALTIGNTVSADLQTGKADSDGAFKIAGGFSDTKESTSQISIKATQADAAALDKVASTTNFQSGDTTSKISETQTLVFGMEKSATTATMETSNVQRSQQAFSTLPDFVTRQVGKSIVRSINTGDDTIRMQLKPAELGRVYMSIEHNGSAMKVSIITEHQSAKDMLAANVNDIKTMLSSSGISLESFEVDMSSDFQQSMADARAQDQSKQSAGKKQAKRGSGDDAQEDTADNLSIQGAVINDSGALHFVA from the coding sequence ATGTTATCCAATGTTTCAAACATCAATGCGTTCCTGACAGGAAGCTCTTCAGACACCCTCATGGGTGTAACCAGTAACAGCGCTGTTTCCACATACGATGGTTTTGCGGTATCTGCGTTTCAGGGGCAACTGGACAAAACCATGCAGCAGGCCCCAGGCATGGAAGGCACAAATGAAGTGCACACTGTTTTGAAAAACGCGGGGGAACAGAACACTGAAATGTCCACGGTGGAAAAATCGCATTTTGTTGTCCGAACGACTAGACAGAAGGTTTCAAACATTGAAGATACGCTGGAAAATGGCGGGGGCACTGAATTTCTCACGGAATTGAAAAGTCTGCTTTTATCCCTTTCCAATTGCGATCTGGACAATCTGTCCATGGATGAAGACGGACTTGAAGCCCTTGGTGATCTGCTTGTTCAGGCAGGTTTTGACCAGGCGTCTGTTGAGGAACTCATGTCGAATTTGACCCCTACCCTCGAAGAGGGGGACGGCCCGATATCCGTATCCGATTTCATGGATGAATTGTTTGAACTGCCCCTTGCCGAAGATGAGGATATCACCCAGGCAGAGGCGCTCATGCCCACCTCAGATCTGCCCTATATCAAATCCCTTCTATCAATGATGGGGGTGGATGAGCAGGAAATCACCTCTATCATGGATGAAGCGTCCGAAGGAACCCGGGGATTTGATTTTGATGCGTTTATTGAACAGCTTGAGCAGCTTTCGGGTGCGGCCGGAGAATCCGGCCTGACCTATCAGACAGATGGTAAGGACGACGCATATACCACCCTTTTAAAACAGCTTGACCTGGATTCTTTTATTGAAGAACCCGGCGAGACGTTGACCCTGACCACATTAATTGATGCTTTTGCCCAGAAGCTTGATTCCATAAAAGACAACCTGCCGGACCAGACTGAGCAATCCGTATCAGCAATGTTTACAACGGATTCGTTTGATGCACTTGCCACCCAGTCCGGCCGGCACGGATTGCTTAACCAGCTTTTTTCCGGACTGAATATTCAAGAACATAGTGAAGATACTATCAATTCTACCATAGCGCTTAGCGCAACTTCACATGCCATGGTCAAGGAAATTGAGGACCGGCTCCAGGTGCAGTTCATGGATCAGATCAACAGAGGGGACGTGAGTACAAAAACGGCTGATGATGCCTTGACGATTGGCAATACGGTATCCGCTGATCTTCAAACAGGGAAAGCCGATTCTGATGGTGCATTTAAGATAGCCGGCGGTTTTTCAGATACAAAGGAATCGACATCACAAATTTCCATCAAGGCAACCCAGGCCGATGCCGCTGCGTTGGACAAGGTAGCGTCCACGACCAATTTCCAGTCAGGGGACACAACGTCCAAAATTTCAGAAACCCAGACCCTTGTCTTTGGCATGGAAAAATCAGCCACAACGGCGACCATGGAGACTTCAAACGTGCAACGAAGCCAACAGGCCTTTTCCACACTGCCTGACTTTGTCACCCGGCAGGTGGGAAAAAGCATTGTCCGGTCCATCAACACCGGTGACGACACCATCCGGATGCAACTGAAACCCGCTGAGTTAGGCCGGGTGTACATGAGCATTGAGCATAATGGAAGCGCCATGAAAGTCAGCATAATTACTGAACACCAGTCAGCAAAAGATATGCTGGCAGCCAATGTGAATGACATCAAAACCATGCTCTCTTCTTCGGGTATCAGTCTTGAAAGCTTTGAAGTTGATATGAGCAGCGATTTCCAGCAATCCATGGCCGATGCCCGGGCCCAAGATCAGTCAAAGCAGTCAGCCGGAAAGAAGCAGGCAAAGCGTGGGTCCGGTGACGATGCCCAGGAAGACACGGCAGATAATTTATCGATTCAGGGCGCTGTTATAAATGACAGCGGGGCGTTGCACTTTGTTGCATAA
- a CDS encoding flagellar basal body-associated FliL family protein: protein MAEDLLEDIEGNELTESIDHGGGDSDEKPVKKGFIGRLLSGKKKLIIILLLFLLFLGGMGAGVFFFLFSGKEEEVLEQPVAEDVVTQESIQAALENQNNAIFEDIVQLEPFERIFLKQNSNMQYISLGIALEMMEPGLRRQVYTMEPRIRKIVESQVRQMRWMELRSPQGKLKLKFALLNRINQIFPKVAIRHIYFTNFLMQ from the coding sequence GTGGCTGAAGATCTGCTGGAAGACATTGAAGGGAATGAACTGACCGAATCCATAGACCATGGTGGCGGGGACTCAGATGAAAAGCCTGTCAAAAAAGGATTTATCGGCAGACTGCTGTCAGGGAAAAAAAAGCTGATCATTATTCTCTTGTTGTTTCTCCTTTTCTTGGGTGGAATGGGTGCCGGTGTGTTCTTTTTCCTGTTCAGCGGCAAGGAAGAAGAGGTCCTGGAACAACCAGTTGCGGAAGATGTCGTAACCCAAGAAAGCATTCAGGCGGCTCTTGAAAACCAGAACAACGCGATATTTGAGGATATTGTGCAACTTGAGCCCTTTGAACGGATTTTTTTAAAACAAAATTCAAACATGCAGTACATATCCCTTGGTATTGCCCTTGAAATGATGGAACCCGGGCTTCGAAGACAAGTGTATACCATGGAGCCCAGGATAAGAAAAATAGTTGAAAGCCAGGTGCGGCAGATGAGATGGATGGAGTTGCGAAGTCCCCAAGGCAAACTTAAACTGAAATTTGCGCTTCTCAACCGAATTAATCAAATTTTTCCCAAAGTTGCCATAAGGCATATTTATTTTACTAATTTTTTGATGCAGTGA
- the fliM gene encoding flagellar motor switch protein FliM, which translates to MSEILSQDEVDSLLDGLDSGEVETETDISEIAEEPVEEVVAYDFTSQDKVVRARMPTFDVINERLSREVRATLSSLLRTNVDVSANPFDTLKFSEFVRSLPVPTSLHMFRMEPLRGHGLVVFESQLVYNLIDTFFGGAALGKARVEGREFTRIEEVMIKKAVLAVLKNIEASWAPIEPVKASLIRSEMNPQFTAIVLPTDLVIVTRFEIELEQAAGNLVVCYPYSMIEPMRNKLSSGVQAEIEEVDYNWRRMIEEVILNSEVDVKILLGKTEITGERLLYMQPGDVIQLDNDASDPLSCFVGGLVKLTGFIGVQRGFQAFKINDKIITDCKG; encoded by the coding sequence ATGAGTGAAATTCTATCCCAGGACGAAGTTGACAGTCTATTAGACGGGCTGGATTCCGGAGAAGTAGAAACCGAAACCGATATTTCGGAGATTGCTGAGGAGCCGGTTGAAGAGGTCGTTGCCTATGATTTCACCAGCCAGGACAAAGTGGTCAGGGCAAGAATGCCCACCTTTGACGTGATTAATGAACGTCTGTCCAGGGAAGTTCGGGCCACACTGTCTTCACTGCTTCGGACCAATGTCGATGTATCTGCCAATCCCTTTGACACTTTGAAATTTTCTGAATTCGTCCGCAGTCTTCCTGTGCCCACAAGTCTTCATATGTTCAGAATGGAACCGTTAAGAGGCCATGGTCTGGTGGTGTTTGAAAGCCAGCTGGTTTATAACCTCATTGATACTTTTTTTGGCGGAGCAGCCTTGGGGAAAGCAAGGGTAGAGGGCCGTGAATTTACGCGCATTGAAGAGGTGATGATTAAAAAAGCAGTGCTGGCCGTCCTGAAAAACATTGAAGCATCCTGGGCTCCCATAGAACCGGTAAAGGCATCCCTAATCCGTTCGGAAATGAACCCGCAATTCACGGCCATTGTACTGCCCACAGACCTCGTCATCGTTACCCGGTTTGAAATCGAACTAGAGCAGGCCGCAGGCAATCTTGTGGTCTGCTATCCCTATTCCATGATCGAGCCCATGCGAAATAAACTGTCATCCGGTGTCCAGGCGGAAATTGAAGAGGTCGATTATAACTGGCGGCGGATGATTGAAGAGGTCATTCTCAACTCCGAGGTGGATGTAAAAATTCTTTTGGGCAAAACCGAAATCACCGGTGAACGGCTTTTGTATATGCAACCCGGTGATGTCATCCAACTGGATAACGACGCATCTGATCCTTTGTCCTGCTTTGTGGGAGGGCTTGTGAAACTGACAGGCTTTATTGGTGTCCAGCGGGGATTTCAGGCATTTAAGATCAACGATAAAATTATAACCGACTGTAAGGGGTAA
- the fliN gene encoding flagellar motor switch protein FliN — translation MVDENGTINDEGLEEDSRHDEEHGARELDFILDIPLELSVELGKTKMLVNDLLQLAQGSIIELNKLAGEPLEVYINRKLIARGEVVVVNEKFGVRLTDVITPIDRVKSLAAEDQ, via the coding sequence ATGGTTGATGAAAACGGCACCATAAATGATGAAGGTCTGGAAGAAGACTCCAGACATGACGAGGAGCATGGCGCAAGGGAACTAGATTTTATCCTGGATATCCCTTTGGAACTTTCCGTGGAACTGGGCAAAACCAAAATGCTGGTCAATGATCTTTTACAGTTGGCCCAGGGGTCCATTATTGAATTGAACAAACTGGCCGGAGAACCCTTGGAGGTTTATATCAACCGCAAGCTCATTGCCCGGGGAGAAGTTGTGGTGGTCAATGAAAAATTCGGAGTTCGTCTCACCGACGTGATCACGCCCATTGACCGCGTCAAATCCCTGGCTGCGGAAGATCAATGA
- a CDS encoding flagellar biosynthetic protein FliO encodes MNTDTDMWMEFAKSFGMLFAVLAFFLMALYIIRRFSGRFGTKGSVELIKVLSVHHLSPKEKLILVSVQDESVLIGVSPAGISPLARFDEVPKTSLEANETAVTGFQTLLKKNLVKGNRLHKMPAENDSAKSCADSGKGEVL; translated from the coding sequence ATGAATACGGATACGGATATGTGGATGGAATTTGCCAAAAGTTTCGGCATGCTGTTTGCCGTTCTGGCTTTTTTTCTGATGGCCCTTTATATTATTCGCAGGTTCTCGGGCCGCTTCGGGACCAAAGGTTCGGTGGAGTTAATAAAGGTGTTATCCGTCCATCATTTATCCCCCAAAGAAAAACTGATACTCGTATCTGTTCAGGATGAATCGGTTCTCATCGGGGTTTCGCCGGCCGGCATATCGCCTCTGGCCCGTTTTGACGAGGTTCCAAAAACATCGTTAGAAGCTAATGAAACGGCGGTCACAGGATTTCAGACCCTGCTCAAAAAGAATCTCGTTAAAGGCAACCGCTTACACAAAATGCCGGCGGAAAATGATTCTGCCAAGTCCTGTGCCGATTCCGGTAAAGGAGAGGTGTTATGA